One genomic window of Streptomyces sp. NBC_01276 includes the following:
- a CDS encoding ABC transporter substrate-binding protein produces the protein MNTPPSPSAAVRTDGPPVRIGALVPLTRPGWVEAGRHLLAGLELAVREVNDTGGISGSPLELVVRDTAADPRRAAAAVDELDRLGVAAVAGEYHSVVARTAAARADALGLPFLCSSAVLDALTERPTPWVARLAPAQSHGWRTYADFLLAAGHRRIAVAVDPSVYWASGTRILRDHLAPRGAAVIGLDMRELSPGAVCDALADHRATALLLLVGHPEPAVPIVRSVRRDPRLADVLIGAPAGQPEFSQWATLLGSAGAAIPFLRYLPERLGPLGARVGKALREQLAEAPSFVAFEGYDTVTVLAEVLRSHGPDRARIAESWPHVAVEGTRGRIRFSRTSDISVWQWAWAPVQVVDRDPAEPARFRVLHTG, from the coding sequence ATGAACACGCCCCCATCGCCTTCCGCGGCGGTACGGACGGACGGACCACCCGTCCGCATCGGCGCCCTCGTTCCGCTGACCCGGCCCGGCTGGGTGGAGGCGGGGCGGCACCTGCTCGCCGGACTCGAACTGGCCGTGCGCGAGGTCAACGACACCGGCGGCATCTCCGGAAGCCCGCTGGAACTGGTGGTCCGGGACACCGCGGCCGATCCGCGGAGGGCCGCGGCGGCCGTCGACGAACTGGACCGCCTGGGCGTGGCCGCCGTGGCGGGGGAGTACCACAGCGTCGTCGCCCGCACGGCCGCTGCCAGGGCCGACGCCCTCGGCCTGCCGTTCCTCTGCTCGTCGGCGGTACTCGACGCGCTCACCGAACGGCCGACACCATGGGTCGCGCGCCTCGCCCCGGCGCAGTCCCACGGCTGGCGGACCTACGCGGACTTCCTCCTCGCCGCCGGCCACCGCCGCATCGCCGTGGCGGTCGATCCGAGTGTCTACTGGGCGTCCGGGACCCGCATCCTGCGGGACCACCTCGCTCCCCGCGGCGCCGCCGTCATCGGACTCGACATGCGCGAGCTCTCCCCCGGGGCCGTGTGCGACGCACTCGCCGATCACCGGGCGACGGCCCTGCTCCTCCTGGTCGGCCACCCGGAGCCGGCCGTGCCGATCGTCCGGTCCGTCCGCCGCGACCCGCGCCTCGCCGACGTCCTGATCGGCGCCCCGGCCGGACAACCGGAGTTCTCGCAATGGGCGACGCTGCTCGGCTCCGCCGGCGCCGCGATCCCGTTCCTGCGCTACCTGCCCGAGCGTCTGGGCCCACTCGGCGCACGGGTCGGGAAGGCCCTCCGCGAGCAGCTGGCCGAAGCGCCCTCCTTCGTCGCCTTCGAGGGCTACGACACGGTCACCGTCCTCGCCGAGGTGCTGCGCTCCCACGGCCCGGACCGGGCGCGCATCGCCGAATCCTGGCCGCACGTCGCGGTCGAAGGCACCCGGGGGCGGATCCGGTTCTCCCGCACGTCGGACATCAGCGTCTGGCAATGGGCCTGGGCGCCGGTCCAGGTCGTCGACCGGGATCCGGCGGAACCCGCGCGGTTCCGGGTCCTCCACACCGGCTGA
- a CDS encoding GNAT family N-acetyltransferase, translated as MPELRTDRLVLRRWRESDLAPWAAMNADPEVRAHLGELLTRKQSDAVVARMRADFDARGFGWWALEARETGEFLGRAGLDAVDEGMPFAGVDVGWRLVRAAWGNGYATEAARACLAFGFETLGLPEIIATTTVGNLRSRAVMRRVGMTRDPADDFEDPSVPEGPLRRCVLYRTRPAGRP; from the coding sequence ATGCCAGAGCTGCGTACCGACCGTCTCGTACTCCGCCGCTGGCGGGAATCCGACCTCGCACCGTGGGCGGCGATGAACGCCGACCCCGAAGTGCGCGCACACCTGGGAGAACTGCTGACGCGCAAGCAGAGCGACGCCGTGGTGGCCCGCATGCGGGCGGACTTCGACGCGCGGGGATTCGGCTGGTGGGCACTCGAAGCCCGGGAAACCGGTGAGTTCCTCGGGCGCGCCGGCCTGGACGCCGTGGACGAGGGCATGCCGTTCGCGGGGGTGGACGTCGGATGGCGGCTGGTGCGCGCGGCGTGGGGAAACGGCTACGCCACCGAGGCCGCCCGCGCCTGCCTGGCCTTCGGCTTCGAGACCCTCGGGCTGCCGGAGATCATCGCGACGACGACCGTCGGCAACCTGCGTTCCCGGGCGGTGATGCGCCGCGTCGGGATGACCCGCGATCCGGCTGACGACTTCGAGGATCCGAGCGTGCCCGAGGGGCCGCTCCGCCGCTGTGTGCTGTACCGGACCCGTCCGGCGGGCAGGCCCTGA
- a CDS encoding NmrA family NAD(P)-binding protein: MTGATGTIGRHIVSSLDEAGRRVRALVRDPAGAALPEGVEVVRGDLSSPGTLEAALRDVESVYLMWPGIAVDPRVVEVIARHAERVVYLSTDVADLADGEPATSYHQEIERLIRKSGLSWTFLRAIDFATNTLGWADQVRQGVVRWPYGQASRSLIHERDIADVAVRVLTSPGHDGARYVITGPESITHAEQVRIIGEAVGRQVRWEDLPVEVARRQLTAAWGNAAFVDARLRAWGSFVESPERVTDTVERVLGKPARTFRSWTEEHADDFR; this comes from the coding sequence GTGACCGGCGCGACCGGCACCATAGGCAGGCACATCGTCTCCTCGCTGGACGAGGCAGGGCGCCGGGTACGCGCGTTGGTGCGCGACCCGGCCGGGGCGGCGCTCCCCGAAGGGGTGGAGGTCGTGCGCGGGGACCTCTCGTCCCCCGGGACGCTGGAGGCGGCGCTGCGCGACGTGGAGAGCGTCTACCTGATGTGGCCCGGGATCGCGGTGGACCCGCGCGTGGTGGAGGTGATCGCCCGCCACGCCGAGCGGGTCGTGTACCTGTCGACCGATGTGGCCGATCTCGCGGACGGCGAGCCGGCCACCTCCTACCACCAGGAGATCGAGCGGCTGATCAGGAAATCCGGGCTGAGCTGGACGTTCCTGCGGGCCATCGACTTCGCCACGAACACGCTCGGCTGGGCCGACCAGGTCAGGCAGGGGGTCGTCCGCTGGCCGTACGGGCAGGCCTCCAGATCGTTGATCCACGAGCGCGACATCGCGGACGTGGCCGTACGCGTGCTCACCTCGCCCGGGCACGACGGGGCCAGGTACGTGATCACCGGCCCCGAGTCGATCACCCATGCCGAGCAGGTCAGGATCATCGGCGAGGCCGTCGGCCGCCAGGTGCGGTGGGAGGACCTGCCGGTGGAGGTGGCGCGGAGGCAGCTGACGGCGGCCTGGGGGAACGCCGCGTTCGTCGACGCCAGACTGCGGGCGTGGGGGTCGTTCGTGGAGTCGCCCGAGCGGGTGACCGACACCGTGGAACGTGTGCTGGGGAAGCCGGCGCGGACGTTCCGTTCGTGGACCGAGGAACACGCGGACGACTTCCGCTGA
- a CDS encoding thioesterase II family protein — protein sequence MSTPARTSTSTPTDNSLWIRRFQPRPDAGVRLVCLPHAGGSASFYLPLARNMPDFADVLCVQYPGRQDRRAEPLIDNVPELADRVFTALLPWADRPLAFFGHSMGASVAYEVASRFEREKGVVAAALFASGRRAPSALRHETVHLLDDRGLIDEVKILSGTDTQLLGDEEVLRMILPAIRADYRAAETYAPAPGEPLNCPLVAMIGSEDPKVTPAEAAAWAAHTEGPFTLRVFSRGHFYLVRDQAEVVRTMADHLRTSVTP from the coding sequence ATGAGCACCCCCGCCCGCACCTCCACCTCCACCCCGACCGACAACAGCCTGTGGATACGCCGGTTCCAGCCGAGGCCGGACGCCGGGGTCCGGCTGGTCTGCCTGCCGCACGCCGGCGGCTCCGCGAGCTTCTACCTCCCCCTGGCCCGGAACATGCCGGACTTCGCCGACGTCCTGTGCGTCCAGTACCCCGGCCGCCAGGACCGTCGGGCCGAGCCCCTCATCGACAACGTCCCGGAACTCGCCGACCGGGTGTTCACCGCACTGCTGCCCTGGGCCGACCGGCCGTTGGCGTTCTTCGGCCACAGCATGGGCGCCTCGGTGGCCTACGAGGTGGCGAGCCGTTTCGAGCGCGAGAAGGGCGTCGTCGCGGCGGCGCTCTTCGCCTCCGGGCGCCGGGCTCCCTCGGCACTCCGGCACGAGACCGTGCACCTGCTCGACGACCGGGGCCTGATCGATGAGGTCAAGATCCTCAGCGGCACCGACACACAGCTGCTCGGGGACGAGGAGGTGCTCCGGATGATCCTCCCGGCCATCCGCGCCGACTACCGGGCCGCTGAAACCTACGCCCCCGCGCCGGGGGAGCCGTTGAACTGCCCCCTGGTCGCCATGATCGGCAGCGAGGACCCGAAGGTGACCCCGGCGGAGGCGGCGGCCTGGGCCGCGCACACCGAAGGCCCGTTCACCCTGCGGGTCTTCTCCCGGGGGCACTTCTACCTGGTACGCGACCAGGCCGAGGTGGTCCGCACCATGGCGGACCACCTCCGCACGTCCGTCACTCCCTGA